One window of the Arthrobacter sp. zg-Y919 genome contains the following:
- a CDS encoding formate/nitrite transporter family protein, which yields MSEERRREIGESSAPVEDELKQSFDNTVTEGAERLHRTLRTILVTGVFGGMEVGLGVMAYLAVMHETGDHLLAGLAFSVGLIALFLAHSELFTENFLMPVAAVAAKEGSIKALAKLWGGTLLANLAGGWIFMWIVMQAFPQWSPTVATSALHFTEAPFSLQTVALAVLGGSTITLMSRMQQGTSSDPAKIVATVIGGFLLAGLQLFHSILDSLLIFGAIVSGAEITYLEWLGWFGYTLLFNMLGGLVLVTALRLVRTKELVAQRRREAPGDPDAARSDA from the coding sequence ATGAGCGAGGAACGCCGCAGGGAAATCGGAGAATCCTCGGCACCGGTGGAGGACGAACTCAAGCAGTCATTTGATAACACCGTGACGGAAGGTGCCGAACGGCTGCACCGTACCCTCCGGACGATCCTGGTGACCGGAGTATTCGGCGGCATGGAGGTTGGCCTGGGCGTGATGGCGTATCTGGCCGTTATGCATGAGACCGGCGACCACCTGCTGGCGGGCCTGGCGTTCAGCGTCGGCCTGATTGCCCTCTTCCTGGCACACAGCGAGCTGTTTACCGAGAACTTCCTGATGCCGGTCGCCGCCGTCGCGGCCAAGGAAGGCAGCATCAAAGCCCTGGCGAAGCTCTGGGGTGGAACCCTGCTGGCCAACCTGGCCGGCGGCTGGATCTTCATGTGGATTGTGATGCAGGCCTTCCCCCAGTGGTCTCCGACAGTGGCAACGTCGGCACTCCACTTCACGGAGGCTCCCTTTTCGCTCCAGACCGTCGCGCTGGCGGTCCTGGGCGGCAGCACCATCACCCTCATGAGCCGGATGCAGCAGGGCACCTCCTCGGATCCGGCCAAGATCGTGGCAACGGTAATCGGCGGTTTCCTGCTGGCCGGCCTCCAGCTCTTCCACTCAATCCTGGATTCACTGCTGATCTTCGGCGCCATCGTCTCCGGCGCCGAAATCACGTATCTGGAATGGCTCGGCTGGTTCGGCTACACCCTGCTCTTCAACATGCTCGGCGGGCTGGTGCTGGTCACGGCACTGCGGCTGGTGCGGACCAAGGAGCTGGTGGCGCAGAGACGCAGGGAGGCGCCCGGGGACCCCGACGCCGCCCGCAGCGACGCCTGA